The Coffea arabica cultivar ET-39 chromosome 1e, Coffea Arabica ET-39 HiFi, whole genome shotgun sequence genome has a window encoding:
- the LOC140015575 gene encoding F-box protein At5g07610-like: MLSAESTKIFFDLLKTSAQSMSIPDIDQVLEEVLLKLPVDVLLTFKCVSKQWLSIISHPAFGYLHFRGNPGMYFVAGFLFYHLSEPRNPRSAFIYLEGYKKAYPLRSLNFIGANPDIHRIWSCNGLLCLCVFTGGKILSMTIAFDPYVSQYYKAVCVSIVGMQYRFSIYSSETKIWREAGNALDITNEDHYLKRGVFCNNSVHWISKLGPFLHFDTDKECVQMMPATPIHMGK, from the exons ATGTTGTCAGCTGAAAGCACTAAGATTTTCTTTGACTTGCTGAAGACAAGTGCACAGTCCATGTCAATCCCCGACATTGACCAAGTTTTGGAGGAAGTATTACTGAAGCTGCCAGTCGATGTTCTACTCACTTTCAAATGTGTATCCAAGCAATGGCTCTCTATCATCTCCCATCCAGCATTTGGCTATCTACATTTCCGAGGCAACCCTGGCATGTATTTCGTTGCTGGCTTCCTTTTCTATCATTTGTCTGAGCCTCGTAATCCCAGAAGTGCCTTCATTTACCTTGAAGGTTACAAAAAAGCATATCCATTGCGCTCGTTGAATTTTATTGGTGCAAATCCTGACATACACAGAATATGGTCTTGCAATGGCTTGCTGTGTTTATGCGTTTTTACTGGTGGGAA AATATTGTCCATGACTATAGCATTTGATCCTTACGTGTCGCAGTACTATAAAGCTGTTTGTGTTTCAATTGTCGGAATGCAATATCGCTTCTCTATCTACTCATCTGAAACCAAAATCTGGAGAGAAGCTGGTAATGCTTTGGACATAACCAATGAGGATCATTATCTTAAAAGAGGTGTTTTCTGTAATAATTCTGTGCATTGGATTAGCAAGTTGGGGCCTTTTTTGCATTTTGATACGGATAAAGAGTGCGTTCAAATGATGCCGGCAACTCCAATACATATGGGAAAGTGA